The genomic window GACCCCCCGCGCGACATCTGGGGCCTCGACGCTCTCGCCCTCGTGCTCGTCGCCGTCGGTCTCGCCGTCCTCCCGGCGAGCGCCCGCTTCGCCGATCGATGGGATGCCGCTTCCGCGGCCGCCCTCAGCGCGTGCCTCATCGTGCTCGCCACGCTGCTACATCTCGTGGGTGCGCTGCGCTCGCGCAGCTCCGCGGGCGTCAGCAACCACCGCGCGAGTTCCGTGATCTCCTTCGACGCCGTGGCGGCGCTCGCCGGAGCAGGGCTCGTCGTCTGGCGGGCCTCTCTGCCGCGGGACGGCGCACCGATCGAGTCCGTGCTCGTGCCGGCGGTCGCCGCGGGCGTGTGCGGCGTCCTTCTCGGCCTGGTCTGGATCGACGCGCGCGGCCGAGGAGCGCCCGAGCGCGAGCAGGCCGCGCGATACCGCTCGGCGGAGGCATCCTGGCGGGAGGATCTCGACCCGCAGGCGGAGGTGCTCGCCGCACGATCCCGAGAGGCTGCGCTTGCCGCGGCGCTCGAGCTCGATGCCGGTGTTCGCGCGGCGCTCGAGACCGATCTCGCCGAGGCCGCTCTGATCCTGCGCCGGCGCGAAGAGGTCCCCTACGAGATCGCGACGGCCATCGGGAAGGCGCCCTTCGGGTCGATGCGCTACGACGATCGGGTGTGACGAGCATCCCTGTGACGCGTGGGGGAGGAGTGGCTGGCGTGCGCTCCCACCCCCGAAAGCGGGACTACTACCCCATGAGCCCCTGACATACCGTCAACCTCGGGGAACGGCGCGTGTCGCGATCAGCGGCTCGCGTCCAAAGGGGGAGTCACGCATGCCATCACTGACCGAGGTGCTCATCATCCGCGGCATCATGCCGATCGAGACGCTCGACGTGATGAGCAATGATCCCCTCGCCGAGGCGCACATCGTGCAGATGTTCCTCGACGAGGGGCGCGTGACCGCCTCGCAGATCGCCTCCGCCCGGGCGGAGGTCGCCGGCCTGTCGTTCGTCGAGTTGACCGACTACCCCGTCGACGGCACCGCCGTGAGTCTCGTGCCGGCCGCGATCTGCCGCCGGCACGGCATCCTCCCCATCCATGCCACGGCCGCCTCGCTCACGCTCGCCATGACCGACCCCGGCAACGTGCTCGCGCTCGATGACGTGCGCGCCGTCACCCGCCTCGCCGTCGTCCCGGTCGTCGCGGAGGCGAATGACCTGCAGACCGCGATCGACCGCTACCACCGCGCCGACGGCGAGCTGAGCAGCCTCACCACCGAGATGGTGGAGGACTCGTCGCTGTCGACGAGCACCGAGGTCGAGTTCGCCGATGCTCGCGAGGACGACGCGCCGATCGTGCGCTTCGTCAACCTGCTCATCAGCCAGGCGATCTCCGACCGCGCGTCCGACATCCACATCGAACCGGCCGAGCACGACCTGCGCGTGCGGTACCGCATCGACGGCGTGCTCCACGAGATGCAGCGGGCGCCCCGCAGCATCCAGAACGGCGTGATCTCGCGCCTGAAGATCATGAGCGACATCGACATCGCCGAGCGCCGCAAGCCGCAGGACGGCCGGCTGTCGGTGAACCATGACGGCCGCAAGATCGACCTGCGCGTGGCCACGCTGCCGACCGTGTACGGCGAGAAGATCGTCATGCGAATCCTCGACAACTCGTCCACGAGCCTCAGCCTCGAAGACCTGCACCTGCTCGAGCGCAACGCCGCCGCGTACCGCACCTCCTACGAGAAGCCGTACGGCATGATCCTCGTCACCGGGCCTACGGGCTCCGGCAAGTCGACGACGCTCTACACCACGCTCAACGCGGTGTCGAAGCCCGAGATCAACGTCATCACCGTCGAGGACCCGGTCGAGTACCGCCTCGCGGGCATCAACCAGGTGCAGGTGAACCCCAAGGCGGGCCTCACGTTCGCGAGCGCCCTGCGCAGCATCCTGCGATCCGACCCGGATGTCGTGCTCATCGGTGAGATCCGCGACCAGGAGACAGCCCAGATCGCCATCGAGGCATCCCTCACCGGCCACCTCGTGCTGTCCACCCTGCACACCAACGACGCCCCGAGCGCGATCACTCGTCTCACCGAGATGGACATCGAGCCCTTCCTCGTCGGTTCGGCCCTCGACAGCGTCGTCGCCCAGCGCCTCGCGCGCCGCCTCTGCGACCGCTGCAAGGAGCAGTACCAGCCCGAGGTGCACGAGATGGTCGGGCTGCGCGTCGGCTTCGACCCCGCCGTGCACGGCCTGCCGACCCTGCACCGCCCGGTCGGCTGCCAGACCTGCGCCGGCACCGGCTACCGCGGCCGCATCGCGCTGCACGAGGTCATGACCGTCACCGAGGAGATCGAGCGGCTCGCGGTTCACCGCGCATCGAGCGCCGAGATCCAGAAGGTCGCTATCGAGCAGGGGATGATCACCCTCCGCTACGACGGATGGATGAAGGTTCATCGGGGTCTGACCTCGATCGAGGAGATCCTGCGGGTCGTCGCATGACGATCGCGCCCGCAGCGGAGAGGACGGCATCATGACCGACGACGCGACCAGCACCGAGCGCCCCGTTTTCGAGCCCTTCACGAGCGGTTTCGCTCCGACGACGCCGGAGCCCGCGGTGCCCGCCGCCCCGGCTCCGACCGCGGGCTACTCGGCCCCGCCGATGCCGTCGTTCGACGACTTCATCGCTGCAGCCATGCAGCCGGAGGCCGAGGCGGCCTCCGATGCGCATGCTGCTCCTTCCGCGCCGGCTGCTGCCTTCGGTGCTGAGCTCAGCGCGCCGCCCGCGGCGGCAGCCGTCGGCGCTCCGCATGCGGCGGTGCCGCCGAGCCCCGCGCCGACGTCCGAGCCCTTCGCGGCGCCGTCCATGGGCTTCCCGCCACCGCCCTCGAGCGCGCCCCTCGAGTTCGCGCCGCCGGCCGCGGCCGTCGTCGCGTCGCCTGCACCGGTCATCCCGCCGGCCGCGACTCCCGCGCCGGCCGCGGCGACGCCCGCCACCGAATTCGCCATGCCGGTGTCCGACTTCACGCCGCCGCCACCGCGCTTCTCCGCGCCGGAGCCCGCCGCGGAGCCGGCGCCGCCCGTTCCCCCGGTCCAGTCGCCGCCGGCCCCTGCGCTCGCGATCGACGAGGGCGCCGCCGAGTGGCAGGCCGCCCCGCCGCCCGCGCCCGAGTCGGCTCTGCCGATCCCCGTCGAGGTGCCCGCCTCCGCCTGGTCAGCGGCCGCGCCCGAACCGGTCTACGCCGCACCGCCGGCGGTGCCCCTCGCCACGCCCCGCGAGCAGGAGGAGCCCGCCACCGTCGTCTTCGCGATGCCGTCGGCGGAGTCGACCACCCCACCGCCATCGCACTCCGCCTCGCACGCGACCGGCGAGCCCCCGTCGACGACGGTGTCCGCCGCGGCGGAGGCGCGGGCCATGGCCTCCGAGGGTCGGCGCTCGGCACGATCCCTCGCCGACCCCGACCTCATGTGGGCTCTCGCGCAGGTCGTGTCCCAGGGGGGCTCCGACCTGCACGTCGCCGTGAACGCGCCTCCGCGCATCCGCCTGCACGGGGCCCTGGAGGATCTGCCCTCGACGGTCCCGTGGACGCCCGAGAAGATGGAGGGAGCGCTGCACAGCATCATGACGCCCGCCCAGCGCGACACCTTCGAGGAGCACCTCGAGCTCGACTTCGCGTTCACGCTCTCGGCAGAGAGCCGGTTCCGCGTGAACGTCTATCAGCAGCGCGGCAATCTCGGCGCGGCGTTCCGTCTCATCCCGACCGAGATCAAGCCGCTCGGCGACCTCGGTGTGCCGGCCTCGGTCTCCCGCTTCGCCACCCTCGCCCGCGGCCTCGTGCTGGTGACCGGCCCGACCGGTTCCGGCAAGTCGACCACGCTCGCCGGACTCATCGACCTGGTGAACCGCACCCGCACCGATCACATCGTGACCGTCGAGGACCCGATCGAGTTCATGCACGAGAACAAGAAGTCGCTCATCAACCAGCGCGAGGTCGGCAGCGACACCCACTCCTTCGCCAACGCACTCAAGCACGTGCTGCGGCAGGACCCGGACGTCATCCTCATCGGCGAGCTCCGTGACCTCGAGACCATCTCCGTCGCGCTGACCGCGGCCGAGACCGGGCACCTCGTGTTCGCGACCCTGCACACGCAGAGCGCCGGTCAGACGATCGACCGCGTCATCGACGTGTTCCCGCCGCACCAGCAGGGCCAGGTGCGGGCGCAGCTCGCCTCGACCCTGCAGGGCGTCGTGTGTCAGACGCTCATCCCTCGGGCCTCGGGCGGCGGCCGTGCGGTCGCGACCGAGATCCTCGTGGCCAACGCGGCCATCGGCAACCTCATCCGCGAGGGCAAGACGTTCCAGATCCCCTCGGCGTTGCAGGCGGGACGTGAACTCGGCATGCACACGCTCGATCAGCATCTCGCCGACCTCGTCAACCACGGGGTCATCACCCACCAGGCCGCGATGGAGAAGGCGCAGGACACCGAGAACCTACGTCAGCTCATCCACCGCGCCGAGTCGAACGGCCAGATGGCCGGCGCCGGCATGAACGGGAGCTTCTGACATGACCATGACATCGCAGTCGATGAAGACCTGGGCCTACTCGGCCCGCGACGCCAGCGGCAAGATCGTCAAGGGCAAGCTGGATGCCCCCACCGAGAGCGCCGTCGTCGCGCGTCTGCGCACCATGGGCATCGCGCCGATCGCGATCGACGAGTCGAGCGCGACGGGCCTGCAGCGCGAGATCACCCTGCCGGGCTTCGAGAAGCGCGTGAAGCTGAAGGACCTCGCCGTCGCGAGCCGGCAGATGGCGACCATGCTCGCCTCGGGCCTGTCGTTGCTGCGAACTCTCACGATCCTGAGCCAGCAGACGGAGAACCCGAAGCTCGCCGAGGTCCTCGGCAAGGTGCGCAGCGATGTCGAGACGGGCTCCTCGCTCTCCGATGCCCTGCATCGGCATCCGCTGATCTTCCCCCGGCTGATGATCCACCTCATCAAGGCGGGCGAGACGGGCGGCTTCCTCGATCGATCTCTCGAGTCGATCGCGAACAACTTCGAGGCCGACGTCAAGCTGCGTCAGACCATCAAGTCGGCGCTCACGTACCCGATCGCGGTGCTGTGCATGGCCTTCGCCGCCGTGATCGCGATGATGATCTTCATCGTGCCGATCTTCAAAGCCATGTTCGAGGACTTCGACAGCGCTCTCCCGCTCCCGACGCAGATCCTCGTCACTCTCTCCGAGAACATGATCTGGATCGTGCCGGTGCTGGTCGTCGTCATCGTCGGGTTCACGGTGTGGTGGCGTCGCAACAAGCACACCGACGAGGTGAGATCGAAGGTCGACCCGCTGGTCCTCAAGATGCCCGTCTTCGGGCAGCTGTTCCGCAAGGTTGCGATCGCCCGCTTCTCGCGCAATTTCGCCACGATGATGGCCGCAGGCGTGCCGATCCTGCAATCGCTCGCGATCGTCGGCGAGACGTCCGGCAACTGGGTCATCGAGCAGGCATTGGTCAAGGTGCAGGACTCCGTCCGCACCGGGCGCTCGATCGCGGCTCCGCTAACGGAGGAGCCGATCTTCCCGGCGATGGTGACTCAAATGGTGTCCGTGGGTGAGGACTCCGGCTCGCTCGAGATCATGCTCGAGAAGGTCGCCGACTTCTACGACGAGGAGGTGCAGTCGACCGCCGAGTCGCTGACGTCGCTCATCGAGCCGCTCATGATCGGTGTCATCGGCGTCGTCATCGGCGGCATGATCGTCGCCCTCTACATGCCCGTCTTCTCGATCTTCAACGAGATCGGCTGAGCCGGCACTCGCACCTGTCGGCGAGCGCCGATACCTCCGCGCCGCCCTCACCCCCTCACTGGGGGTTGAGGGCGGCGCTCTCGTCGTTGTGTCGCCCCGAAAGGGGGGTCTGATCGGGGGAAAAACCCCCCGAACACGGGATTACCACATGCTGCGCGCCGACCGAGTATTGCTCCTGGGGGGCCACCAACTTCGTAGCTCGTGACCCGCACACATCACACCTTCGACAGGAACGGAACACCAACCATGTTCACCAAGATCAACACCTCGATCACCGAGCGTCTCGACGCTCGCCGTGCGGGCGACAAGGGCTTCACCCTCGTCGAGCTGCTCGTCGTCGTCATCATCATCGGCATCCTCGCCGCGATCGCCATCCCGGTCTTCCTCAACCAGCGCGAGAGTGCTTGGCGCGCGGAGGTCGAGTCCGACCTCAAGAACGCAGCTCTTGCGGCGGAGACCTTCGCCGTGGAGAACAGTGGCTCGTACACCGGCCTGGACCTGGACGCGCTCGAGGAGGAGGGCTTTGAGGCCAGCAACGCCCTCACCGACTTCACGGTGACCCCCGCCGCAGGCAACTACACCATCGTCGCTGAGCACCCTGACCTCGGTGGAGACACGCTCACCTACAACAGCGCTGAGGGCGGCCTGCAGGACTGGGTCGACGCTCCGTAAACACGATCGCGACGCTTGAGCAAATAAGCGTCTAAGCCGGCCCCGGCAGCCTCCGAAGGCTGCCGGGGCCGGCACACACCTGCCACACCACCGCACCATCCGCAGCACCGCACGAGACACCGAGGGGGGTCGAACTCGTGATCACCAGCATCCGCCGCCGGCTCACCATCGCCGCGCACGACGATCGGGGCTTGAGCCTGCCCGAGGTGCTCGTCGCCATGGTCATCTTCGCCATCATCTCGACCGGCCTGCTCTACACGATGCTCTCGGTCCTCGCGCTCGGTCGCGACTCCCGGGCCCGTCAGGTCGCCCTCAATCTCGCCGCGGAGGAGATCGACGTCTCCCGCGGCTTCGCCGACGTCTTCGCCCTGCAGGACGCCACGCGCTCGCTCGACCTCAACGGCGACACCTTCACCGTCGAGCGCACCACCCGCTGGGTCTCCGACCCCGAGATCGACCTGCAGTGCGGATCGGGCGGCGCTCCGCTGCGCTACAAGCGCGTCGAGGTCGAGGTCTCGTGGTCGAACATGCGCGACACCGACGCGACGGTCCGCACCTACACCGTCATCGACCCGAAGAACCGCATCAACGACCCGACGAAGGGCACGATCCTCGTCTCGGTGCTGGGCGGTGCGGGGGCCGGGTCAGCAGGGGTCACGGTCACCGCGACCCCCGCGAGCCCCGCGAACGGCGCGACGACTCTCGCAGAGGCCCCGCTCCCGACGGACGCGCAGGGCTGCACCTACATCCTGAAGGTGTCCCCCGGCAACTACAACGTCTCCGTCTCGCGCTCCGGCTACGTCGACGTCGCCCAGAACACGACGTCGACTATCACGGTCGGGGTCACCGCCGGCGCCGCGGCCTCGGTCGGCTTCCAGTACGACCGCGCCGCGACCTTCACCGCCCGGTACGCCCCCAGCGTGACCGGGCCGGCACCGATCATCCCGAACAACATGGTGACGACGTTCCTCAGCTCCTACGGGGCGCATCAGTCGACCGCGACGAATGCGAACATGACGCGAGCGATCGCCCTCCATCCGTTCGCCGCCGGCTACGAAGCCGTGGCGGGCGCCTACGCGGCGCCGAACGAGGCGAATCAGGGATGCCTCGCCCCCGACCCGGCTGCGTGGCCCACGACGGAGCAGGCCGGCGTGACCTACGTCGGCCGCCGTGCTCCTGCCGCCGCCGCCGTGCCCGGTGGTGCGACGACCATCGACGTACCGATGGGCACGTTCCAGCTCACCGTAAGCAACAGCAACCGCTGGGTGCGCGCGATCTCGGTCAACACCGGGCCTGGCCCGGGGTGCGCGATCGGGATGGAGTACCGCTGGAACGAGCTGCCCATGGGAACCAGTCGTCTCGCGCTGCCCTTCGGAACGTGGGAGATCCGCACCGGCAACAGCACCAACAACCGCAACAACGTCCCGATTCTCGGAGCGATCCAGGCCGAGGGCACGTCGCTCATCGCGGCGGCGCTGGGCCGCGTGACCCTCGACCCGCGGGTGCCAGAGTGAGCCGCTTCTTCGCGCGAGCGATGCGCCGGCTCCGCCACGAGGACGCGGGGTTCAGCCTTCCCGAGCTCATGGTGACGATCTTCGTCATGGGTGTGCTCAGCGCCGTCGTGGTGTCCTTCTACGTCGCGATGACGGGAGCCTTCACCGAGGACCGCTCGGCGACGGACAGCACCTCGACAGCGTCGGTCGGGATGAACAACCTCACGCGCGTGATCCGCGCGGGCACCGAGATACGGGTGCAGGGGCAGACCCTTAACAACCCCGTCTTCATCGAAGCGAAGAACGAGGACCTCACGCTCCACGCCTACCTCGACACCGACAGCACCGATCCGCGCCCGATCAAGGTGCGCTTCTGGATCAACGCGCAGCGCGAGCTCATGGAGACCCGCTGGGACAGCACGCGCGTCAACGGCTCGTACTTCGTCTTCGATTCGACGCCCGAGTCGACTCGCGTCATCGCGCGCACCGTCGCGACGCGCACCGGAACCGATCCGTGGCTCTTCACCTACCGCGCCGCCGACGGCACGGTGCAGCCGGTGCCGACCACCGGTTCGTTCACCACGAACCAGCTGCGCAACATCGCCTCCGTGCAGGTGCGGTTGACGGTGCAGGCGGACATCACGAGCCGTGCGGCCCCCGTCACGCTGCAGAGCACCGTCGGCATCCCGAACCTCGGCATCTCGAGAGTGAGCCCCTGATCATGCTGCGAATCCTGCACGCCCGCCTGCGAGCGACCTCCCGCCCCAGCGACGAGGGCATCGCGCTCGTCCTCGTCATCTCGATCGGGGCCGTACTCACGGTGCTCATGACGGCGGCCATCGCGTACGGCCTCGGGGCGTTCCGCAAGGCCGACTCCGACGCGTCGTGGAGCTCAGCGATCGCGGCGGCCTACGCGGGGATCGAGGAGTACCAGAGCCGCCTCGCGAACGACCCCACCTATCTGCAGTACGGCAATCCGGCGTCCCCGTTCTCCGACGGGACCGAGAACGAGTCGGGCGAGGTCAGCGACGTCGCCCTGCCCACTACCGAGAATGAGGCCTTCGGCGTTGGCGCGGCCGGTACGTGGGCCGACGTCGCGGGCTCGGGCGGTGAAGCCTCGTACCGCTACGAGGTCGATAACTCGCAGTACTACGAGACGGGCACGCTCTACGTGCGATCGACCGGCCGTGTCGGAGGCGAGACGCGCACGATCGTCGCCGATCTCCGCCAGCAGGGCTTCATCGACTTCCTCTACTTCACCGACTACGAGATCCAGGATCCCGCGATGAGCGGCGATGCGAACTCGTGCGTGCGCTACGCGTACGCCGGGCGTCCTACCGGATGCAGCGAGATCGCCTTCGGCTCGAACGATGTCGTCGACGGCCCCGCGCACTCCAACGATCGCATCCGCATCTGCGATGCCCGGTTCAAGGGCGCCCTCACCACCTCGTACAACCCCACGTCGGGTCTTCGGTACACCCCCCGCAACTCGCTCAACAACTCGTGCGGCGGTCAGGTCTTCGATCTCGCGGGTTCGCCGGCTTACAGCCCGATCATCGGCATGCCGCAGACCAACTCGCAGCTGAAGCGCGAGGTGCGCAGCGACCTCACCGGCGGCGAGGTGCCGAACCCCGGGTGCCTCTACACCGGGCCGACGCGCATCCAGCTCAACACCGATGGCACGATCACGGTGCGCTCGCCCTGGACGCGCGCGACGCGCGTCGCGGGCGACCCGGCGACGAGCGGTACGGCACCGGCCGCCTGCGGTGCGATCGCCTCCTTGCAGTCGGCGGGCGGCGCCACCTTCACCCCGCCGGCCAACAACGTGATCTACGTGCAGAACGTCCCGACGGTGGCGTCGGATCCGAACTACCACGCGTCCGGTGCCGTGCCGGTCAGCGGCTTCACATGCAACGGGGGAACGGGTGCATCCCGTCCGGACGGCACCAGCGCCGTCGGATACGGCAATGGCATCGGGTATCCGGCCACGAACGAGCGGATGCGGCGGAACAACGCCTACGAGTGCCGCACGGGCGACGTATTCGTTCAGGGAACGCTCGACGGGCAGATGACGATCGCCGCGGAGAAGTACATCTACGTCACGGGGGACATCCGCTACGAGGACGCCAACGACGACATGCTCGGCCTCATCGGCACGGACGCGATCTGGATCTGGAATCCGGTCAACTCGTCGAACCAGTCCCTCCTCGGCGGCTCGAATCGTCGCGTCGATGCTGCGATGCTCTCGGTCGCCCACACCATGCAGGTGCAGAACTACGACGTCGGCGGCAACCGGGGCACGCTGACGGTCACGGGGGCGATCGCCCAGAAGTTCCGCGGCATCGTGCGCAGCGGATCCAACGGCTACGCGAAGCAGTACCTCTACGACGAGCGCCTCCGCTACACGGCTCCGCCCAAGTTCCTCTCGCCGGTGACGACCACGTACGGCGTCACGGTGTGGATCGAGGTCGGCAAGGCCTTCGAGAGCGATGGCACGGTGGCGGGATGACCGACCTCCTCGCCCTGCTGCCCCTCCTCGTCGCGCTGATCGGCGTGCTGGGGCTGCTCATCGGCTCGTTCCTCAACGTGGTCATCCATCGCGTGCCGCGGGGAGAGTCGGTGGTCTCGCCTCCGAGCAGCTGCCCGGGCTGCGGCGAACGCATCGCGGCCTACGACAACGTGCCCGTGCTCTCGTGGCTGGTCCTGCGCGCGAAGTGCCGGAGGTGCGGGGAGCGCATCTCGGCCCGCTACCCGCTCGTCGAGGCGGCCACGGGCGTCGCTTTCGCCGGCGTGGCCCTCGTCTTCCTGCCGCCCGCCCTCGAGGCGACGACCACGCCCGACGCCCTCGCGGCGATCGCGCAGCTGCTCGCCTTCCTCGTGCTCGCCGGCTCCGCCGTCGCCCTCGCCGCGATCGACCTCGACACGCACCGCCTGCCCAACCCGATCGTCTACTCGACGGGTATCGCGGGTCTCGTACTGCTCGCGCTCGCGGTGCTCGGCGACGCGCAGGCGGGCGACCTCGGTCGCGCGCTGGCCGGCGCGGGCATCCTCTTCGCCTTCTACCTCGCCCTTGCCCTCGCCCGCCCGGGCGGCATGGGCCTCGGCGACGTCAAGCTCGCCGCCGTGCTCGGGCTGTACCTCGGGTGGGTCGGATGGGGGGCCCTCGCAGTGGGGGCTTTCGCCGCGTTCCTCATCGGTGGCATCGTCGGACTGCTGCTGATCGCAGTGCGACGAGCGCGGCGCGGAACGGGCATCCCGTTCGGCCCGTGGATGCTCGCGGGGGCGTGGATCGGAATCGTCGCGGGGGAGCCGCTCTTCACGGGCTACCTCGATGCGGTCGGCCTCGTCTGAGGCCGACCGCGGCACAGCAGCACAGCAGCATTCCTAGGGGGGAACAGCACATGGGTACATCCATCGTCGGAGTCGACATCGGCGGGGCGAGTCTTCGCGCCGTCGAGGTCAGCGGTGCGGGCGGCTCCAAGCCGACCATCAGCCGCATCGCGGAGGTCGCGCTGCCGCCGGACGCGGTGCGTCGCGGCGAGGTCGTCGAGCCGAACACGGTCGCCGCCGTGCTGAAGAAGCTCTGGTCGACCGGCGGGTTCTCGAGCAAGAACGTCGTCCTCGGCATGGGCAATCAGCGCGTGCTCGCCCGCGACCTGTCGATGCCCAAGATGCCGCTGAAGCAGATCAAGGAGTCGCTGCCCTTCCAGGTGCAGGACATGCTGCCGATGCCCGTCGTCGACGCCGTGCTCGACTTCTACCCCGTTTCGGAGTCGGTGGGGGAGCAGGGGCCGGTCGTCAACGGCATCCTCGTCGCCGCTGTCAAGGAGGCCGTGCTCGCCAACGTCAACACTGTGCGCCTCGCGGGGCTGAAGCCTGTCGGCGTCGACCTGAACCCGTTCGCCATCAGCCGGGTCATCGGTCGCACCGAGCACGGAGACGGGGCGATCGCCGTCGTCGACATCGGAGGTTCGACGACGAGCATCCTGGTCATGACCGACGGCGTGCCCCAGTTCGTGCGCATCGTCGGCAGCGGCGGGGACGACATCACCCGGGCGGTCTCGACGCGCATGCAGATCGAGCTGCCCCAGGCCGAGCAGGCCAAGCGCGCCGTGGGACTCACCGACCAGCCCATCCCGGAGGAGCAGCGTCCCGTGCTCGAGGCGGTGTACGCGGCGGCAGGCGAGCTGGTCACCAACATCCGCAACACGATCAGCTTCTTCGATTCGACGCACGAGAAGCGCCGGGTGGTGCGCATCGTGCTCGTCGGCAACGGGGCCCGTCTCGTCGGTCTGCCGAAGGCGCTGGCCGACTACACGCGCGTTCCCGTCACCTACGCCGATCCGCTGGGAGGCATTCCGCTCAGCGGAGCTGCTCAGAAGGCCGATCCGGCCGGGCAGCACTCCCTCTCGCTCGCGCTCGGCCTCGCGCTCGGAGCAGCCGCGTGAGCGGCCGCAGCGGTGCGGTCTCGACCGAGCTCGTCATCGGCGGGACCGCGCGTGTCGATCTCCTGCCCAACGAGGTGCGCGTCGCCCAGCGCGGCGCGCGTCAGCGGGTGTGGCTCGGAGTCGCGGTCGTCGCGGCGGTCCTCATCACCGCCGGCGGCTACGGTGCCGCGAAGGTCACCTCGATCGCTGCCGCCCTCGAACTGTCGCGCGAGCAGGACCGCACCGTCGCGCTGCTCGCCGAGCAGGCGCAGTACGCCGAGCTTCGCACCCTGACCGGCACGAGGCAGGCGCTGGAAGAC from Microcella daejeonensis includes these protein-coding regions:
- a CDS encoding GspE/PulE family protein produces the protein MPSLTEVLIIRGIMPIETLDVMSNDPLAEAHIVQMFLDEGRVTASQIASARAEVAGLSFVELTDYPVDGTAVSLVPAAICRRHGILPIHATAASLTLAMTDPGNVLALDDVRAVTRLAVVPVVAEANDLQTAIDRYHRADGELSSLTTEMVEDSSLSTSTEVEFADAREDDAPIVRFVNLLISQAISDRASDIHIEPAEHDLRVRYRIDGVLHEMQRAPRSIQNGVISRLKIMSDIDIAERRKPQDGRLSVNHDGRKIDLRVATLPTVYGEKIVMRILDNSSTSLSLEDLHLLERNAAAYRTSYEKPYGMILVTGPTGSGKSTTLYTTLNAVSKPEINVITVEDPVEYRLAGINQVQVNPKAGLTFASALRSILRSDPDVVLIGEIRDQETAQIAIEASLTGHLVLSTLHTNDAPSAITRLTEMDIEPFLVGSALDSVVAQRLARRLCDRCKEQYQPEVHEMVGLRVGFDPAVHGLPTLHRPVGCQTCAGTGYRGRIALHEVMTVTEEIERLAVHRASSAEIQKVAIEQGMITLRYDGWMKVHRGLTSIEEILRVVA
- a CDS encoding type IV pilus twitching motility protein PilT; protein product: MTDDATSTERPVFEPFTSGFAPTTPEPAVPAAPAPTAGYSAPPMPSFDDFIAAAMQPEAEAASDAHAAPSAPAAAFGAELSAPPAAAAVGAPHAAVPPSPAPTSEPFAAPSMGFPPPPSSAPLEFAPPAAAVVASPAPVIPPAATPAPAAATPATEFAMPVSDFTPPPPRFSAPEPAAEPAPPVPPVQSPPAPALAIDEGAAEWQAAPPPAPESALPIPVEVPASAWSAAAPEPVYAAPPAVPLATPREQEEPATVVFAMPSAESTTPPPSHSASHATGEPPSTTVSAAAEARAMASEGRRSARSLADPDLMWALAQVVSQGGSDLHVAVNAPPRIRLHGALEDLPSTVPWTPEKMEGALHSIMTPAQRDTFEEHLELDFAFTLSAESRFRVNVYQQRGNLGAAFRLIPTEIKPLGDLGVPASVSRFATLARGLVLVTGPTGSGKSTTLAGLIDLVNRTRTDHIVTVEDPIEFMHENKKSLINQREVGSDTHSFANALKHVLRQDPDVILIGELRDLETISVALTAAETGHLVFATLHTQSAGQTIDRVIDVFPPHQQGQVRAQLASTLQGVVCQTLIPRASGGGRAVATEILVANAAIGNLIREGKTFQIPSALQAGRELGMHTLDQHLADLVNHGVITHQAAMEKAQDTENLRQLIHRAESNGQMAGAGMNGSF
- a CDS encoding type II secretion system F family protein — encoded protein: MTMTSQSMKTWAYSARDASGKIVKGKLDAPTESAVVARLRTMGIAPIAIDESSATGLQREITLPGFEKRVKLKDLAVASRQMATMLASGLSLLRTLTILSQQTENPKLAEVLGKVRSDVETGSSLSDALHRHPLIFPRLMIHLIKAGETGGFLDRSLESIANNFEADVKLRQTIKSALTYPIAVLCMAFAAVIAMMIFIVPIFKAMFEDFDSALPLPTQILVTLSENMIWIVPVLVVVIVGFTVWWRRNKHTDEVRSKVDPLVLKMPVFGQLFRKVAIARFSRNFATMMAAGVPILQSLAIVGETSGNWVIEQALVKVQDSVRTGRSIAAPLTEEPIFPAMVTQMVSVGEDSGSLEIMLEKVADFYDEEVQSTAESLTSLIEPLMIGVIGVVIGGMIVALYMPVFSIFNEIG
- a CDS encoding type IV pilin protein gives rise to the protein MFTKINTSITERLDARRAGDKGFTLVELLVVVIIIGILAAIAIPVFLNQRESAWRAEVESDLKNAALAAETFAVENSGSYTGLDLDALEEEGFEASNALTDFTVTPAAGNYTIVAEHPDLGGDTLTYNSAEGGLQDWVDAP
- a CDS encoding prepilin-type N-terminal cleavage/methylation domain-containing protein; translation: MITSIRRRLTIAAHDDRGLSLPEVLVAMVIFAIISTGLLYTMLSVLALGRDSRARQVALNLAAEEIDVSRGFADVFALQDATRSLDLNGDTFTVERTTRWVSDPEIDLQCGSGGAPLRYKRVEVEVSWSNMRDTDATVRTYTVIDPKNRINDPTKGTILVSVLGGAGAGSAGVTVTATPASPANGATTLAEAPLPTDAQGCTYILKVSPGNYNVSVSRSGYVDVAQNTTSTITVGVTAGAAASVGFQYDRAATFTARYAPSVTGPAPIIPNNMVTTFLSSYGAHQSTATNANMTRAIALHPFAAGYEAVAGAYAAPNEANQGCLAPDPAAWPTTEQAGVTYVGRRAPAAAAVPGGATTIDVPMGTFQLTVSNSNRWVRAISVNTGPGPGCAIGMEYRWNELPMGTSRLALPFGTWEIRTGNSTNNRNNVPILGAIQAEGTSLIAAALGRVTLDPRVPE
- a CDS encoding PilW family protein, encoding MSRFFARAMRRLRHEDAGFSLPELMVTIFVMGVLSAVVVSFYVAMTGAFTEDRSATDSTSTASVGMNNLTRVIRAGTEIRVQGQTLNNPVFIEAKNEDLTLHAYLDTDSTDPRPIKVRFWINAQRELMETRWDSTRVNGSYFVFDSTPESTRVIARTVATRTGTDPWLFTYRAADGTVQPVPTTGSFTTNQLRNIASVQVRLTVQADITSRAAPVTLQSTVGIPNLGISRVSP
- a CDS encoding prepilin peptidase, coding for MTDLLALLPLLVALIGVLGLLIGSFLNVVIHRVPRGESVVSPPSSCPGCGERIAAYDNVPVLSWLVLRAKCRRCGERISARYPLVEAATGVAFAGVALVFLPPALEATTTPDALAAIAQLLAFLVLAGSAVALAAIDLDTHRLPNPIVYSTGIAGLVLLALAVLGDAQAGDLGRALAGAGILFAFYLALALARPGGMGLGDVKLAAVLGLYLGWVGWGALAVGAFAAFLIGGIVGLLLIAVRRARRGTGIPFGPWMLAGAWIGIVAGEPLFTGYLDAVGLV